A single window of Anomaloglossus baeobatrachus isolate aAnoBae1 chromosome 9, aAnoBae1.hap1, whole genome shotgun sequence DNA harbors:
- the LOC142250422 gene encoding SERTA domain-containing protein 1-like gives MLSKGIKRKFSEVEGEIGTGPEVEMAARYQSSLPAVQSHCLMNISLLKLHRSLHHVEPNLRHLVLVANTLRRLQDNMQTESSATNAWKSTEDNTRKDNPQTHVSESKKPAMEIPTEDALFSTMDASLYSSISTILEDLNNFEGLSRSPLPQADEDQFCSPKDFSKDGSREESGKLTPTSSFVGSSSYLLGDNLEDIFEDIDTSMYDSDPWASSNLLNFKTFTSMNETEEKTSPDGQDSMLELSDLDYLMDVLVGTQNC, from the coding sequence ATGTTGTCCAAGGGGATCAAACGTAAATTTTCGGAGGTCGAGGGGGAGATCGGAACTGGTCCCGAAGTAGAGATGGCAGCTCGATACCAGAGCTCGCTGCCGGCGGTACAATCCCACTGCTTGATGAACATATCTCTACTGAAGCTTCACCGTAGTCTGCACCACGTGGAACCCAACCTGAGACATCTCGTTCTGGTGGCCAACACCTTGCGACGTCTTCAGGATAACATGCAAACAGAATCGAGCGCCACCAATGCGTGGAAATCCACGGAGGACAACACCAGAAAAGACAACCCCCAAACACATGTCAGTGAGAGCAAGAAACCAGCTATGGAGATCCCCACAGAAGATGCCCTGTTCTCCACCATGGATGCATCTCTGTACTCTTCCATATCCACCATTCTCGAAGACTTAAACAATTTCGAGGGATTGAGCCGGTCGCCACTTCCTCAGGCAGACGAAGATCAATTCTGCTCCCCAAAAGACTTTAGCAAAGACGGAAGTCGAGAAGAATCTGGAAAGCTGACGCCCACATCCAGCTTCGTAGGTTCTTCCTCCTATCTCCTCGGGGACAACCTGGAggacatttttgaggacattgacaCTTCCATGTACGACAGTGACCCATGGGCGAGCAGCAACCTTTTAAATTTCAAGACTTTTACCAGTATGAACGAGACGGAAGAGAAGACGTCGCCCGACGGACAGGACTCTATGTTGGAACTTAGCGACTTGGACTATCTGATGGATGTTCTAGTGGGAACCCAAAACTGCTGA